A stretch of DNA from Betaproteobacteria bacterium:
GTGATCGCGCTGGCGAAATCGCGCCCGGGCGAGCTGACCTACGGAACTTCCGGCGTCGCCAGTCCCGAGCATTTCGCCGGCGAAATGTTCAAGATGATGACCGGCACCAATCTGCTGATGGTCCCGTACAAGGGCGGCGGCCCGCTCGCGATCGCGCTGATCGGCGGCCAGATCGCATCGGCCTTCAACACCATGCCGCCCATCATTCCGCACGTTCGCGCCGGCCGCGCCAAGGCCATCGCGGTCACGATGGAAAAGCGCGCCGCGGTCCTGCCTGACGTGCCCACCATCGCCGAAACCGTGCCAGGCTATTCGATGAGCACGTGGTACGGCGCGATGGTGCCGGCGAAGACGCCGCGCGAGATCGTGCTCAAGCTCAATCGGGCGATGCTGCAGGCGCTGGCGACCCCCGAGATCAAGCAGCGTCTGGCCTCGCTCGGCGCGGAGATCGTGGCGAGCAGCCCGGAACAGACGGCGGCGTTCTTCAAGACCGAGCTCGCCAAGTACACCAAGGTCGCGAAGACAGCGGGCATCCGCGGGGATTGAGTTGCCGGCGGGTGGTTACAAAGCCAAGGAAAACCACACCACCCCGTCGGCTCTGCCGACACCCCTCCTCATGAGAGGAGGGGAAGGTTTAGTCTCCCCTCCTTCCTAAGGAGGGGTGCCCGCGTGAGCGGGCGGGGTGGTCCTTCCCAAGGACGGGGTGCCCGCGCGAGCGGGCGGGGTGGTTCGAAGCTAAGCGAGGCCGAGAAACCGCGCCGCATTCGAATACATGAGCTGCGGCAACAATTCCGGCCTGATGGGCAGCGCACGAAACCACTCGGCATAGCGCTGCACGCCGATGAACGGATACGAGCTCGCATACAGGAAACGATCGGCAAGAAAGCCGTTGGCCGCGCGGATGTAGTCGTCCATGCCGGGCATGTTGCACAGGT
This window harbors:
- a CDS encoding tripartite tricarboxylate transporter substrate binding protein codes for the protein MTFSSRAAAAAALACLGCASAVAQDYPSKPVRILVGFAAGGGTDIMARTVGASISQTLKQQFVVENRPGANANIAAKMAADAAPDGYTILFMSVAHIMSKPVYTNLGYDIERDLAPITVVSNVPNVLCVHPSLPVKTVKDVIALAKSRPGELTYGTSGVASPEHFAGEMFKMMTGTNLLMVPYKGGGPLAIALIGGQIASAFNTMPPIIPHVRAGRAKAIAVTMEKRAAVLPDVPTIAETVPGYSMSTWYGAMVPAKTPREIVLKLNRAMLQALATPEIKQRLASLGAEIVASSPEQTAAFFKTELAKYTKVAKTAGIRGD